One part of the Solanum dulcamara chromosome 8, daSolDulc1.2, whole genome shotgun sequence genome encodes these proteins:
- the LOC129901145 gene encoding uncharacterized protein LOC129901145 — translation MQPPHQHSRINLSELKAQIVKKLGPEGSKQYFHYLSRLLSLKLSKAEFNKLCFRILGRENIPLHNQFIRSILRNACSAKVPPPINEGGIVKPGVAVGSKEPLDDAYDQNGVHVSSNQASGQPGLSNGAVLPLSPRKARTGYRDRRSGDRRSVLGSNGKNSFTFQQATMMESSDFEITKENGDLNPPNVKGVVHHHQGIMQQTDDERQGFNQETAKFSVMKRSLQNSVFLQNNKDKTRDDGKEMHARSQLQAPLGVPFCPVSVGGAHRSVPLAASSRCVSSSSFRALLNSVTLRERMEQISAEQGLDGVATDCANLLNNGLDSYLKGLIKSCLQLVGARSGHEPTTNNTKKQQTYMKLVNGLRPGHHLQMNGSRSSEAVHEHAPANQVSLQDFRVAMELNPRQLGEDWPLLLEKLTHAVEE, via the coding sequence ATGCAACCGCCACACCAGCATTCCCGGATTAATCTTTCTGAATTGAAAGCTCAGATAGTGAAGAAACTTGGACCAGAGGGTTCAAAGCAGTACTTTCATTACTTAAGTAGGCTATTGAGCTTGAAGCTAAGCAAGGCTGAGTTCAATAAGCTTTGTTTTAGGATCTTGGGGAGAGAAAACATTCCGTTGCATAATCAGTTCATTCGTTCTATTCTGAGAAATGCTTGTAGTGCAAAAGTTCCTCCACCAATTAATGAAGGTGGTATAGTGAAGCCTGGTGTAGCGGTTGGAAGTAAAGAGCCCTTAGATGATGCTTATGACCAAAATGGAGTGCATGTTTCCTCAAACCAGGCTTCAGGTCAACCAGGTTTGTCCAATGGTGCCGTGTTGCCATTATCTCCTCGGAAGGCCAGGACAGGATATCGTGATCGTAGGTCTGGGGATCGTCGTAGTGTGCTTGGATCAAATGGGAAGAATAGTTTTACTTTTCAACAAGCAACTATGATGGAATCGAGTGATTTCGAAATTACTAAGGAAAATGGGGATTTGAATCCACCTAATGTCAAGGGAGTGGTGCATCATCATCAAGGAATCATGCAGCAAACAGATGATGAAAGGCAGGGATTCAATCAAGAAACTGCCAAATTTTCTGTTATGAAGAGATCACTGCAAAATTCAGTATTTTTACAGAACAATAAAGACAAAACTAGAGATGATGGAAAAGAGATGCATGCTAGGAGTCAACTCCAAGCTCCCCTTGGGGTTCCATTTTGCCCCGTTAGTGTAGGTGGAGCACATAGATCAGTACCTTTAGCAGCAAGTAGTAGATGTGTTAGCTCTTCTAGTTTTCGTGCCTTGTTGAACAGTGTAACTCTGAGGGAACGCATGGAGCAGATTTCTGCAGAACAGGGCCTTGATGGGGTGGCCACGGATTGTGCCAATCTGTTGAACAATGGTTTGGATTCTTACTTAAAAGGTTTAATCAAATCTTGTCTCCAACTTGTGGGAGCAAGGTCAGGGCATGAACCTACAACAAACAATACCAAGAAGCAGCAGACTTATATGAAGCTCGTTAATGGTCTCAGACCAGGTCATCATTTACAGATGAATGGTAGTAGATCGTCAGAAGCTGTGCACGAGCATGCTCCTGCTAACCAGGTATCATTGCAAGATTTTAGGGTTGCCATGGAGCTGAACCCCCGCCAACTTGGTGAAGACTGGCCACTGTTGCTGGAGAAATTAACACATGCAGTTGAGGAATAA
- the LOC129901158 gene encoding uncharacterized protein LOC129901158 produces MGGEKMEDLWQKMVFPVRRVWGAVSARVKPRKDGAGLLKLQGDIQSCGYADIQVMWEMLGGMESELTSRHIKHKESTVV; encoded by the exons ATGGGAGGAGAGAAGATGGAGGATTTGTGGCAAAAAATGGTTTTTCCGGTTAGACGAGTTTGGGGTGCTGTTTCTGCTCGTGTTAAGCCTCGCAAAGATG GTGCTGGACTATTGAAGCTTCAAGGTGATATACAGTCCTGTGGATATGCTGATATACAGGTGATGTGGGAAATGCTTGGAGGGATGGAGTCTGAATTGACATCTCGGCACATTAAGCACAAGGAATCAACCGTTGTTTAG